The Anopheles marshallii chromosome X, idAnoMarsDA_429_01, whole genome shotgun sequence genome includes a window with the following:
- the LOC128717995 gene encoding sodium- and chloride-dependent GABA transporter 1-like, with the protein MKDRSCWMDAYECVTGVFFFNIVQWTPIKYLGYSYPFWAHAFGWFTALSSMLCIPGYMIWLWRNTPGDRANKIRLIVRIEDSVSQLRERMQADAEKGMEL; encoded by the exons ATGAAGGACCGCAGCTGTTGGATGGATGCGTATGAATGCGTGACt GGTGTGTTCTTCTTCAACATCGTCCAGTGGACACCGATCAAGTACCTCGGCTATTCGTATCCGTTCTGGGCCCACGCTTTCGGTTGGTTTACCGCACTCTCGTCGATGCTGTGCATTCCAGGTTACATGATCTGGCTGTGGAGAAACACACCCGGCGATCGTGCTAAC AAAATTCGGCTGATCGTCCGAATTGAGGACAGCGTAAGCCAGCTTCGGGAGAGAATGCAGGCGGATGCCGAGAAGGGCATGGAGCTGTAA
- the LOC128718028 gene encoding rho guanine nucleotide exchange factor 10 codes for MYSVNPTPFAPYVLERAALQPMPINLSRYEQKRWVMFDQFIKHEQSYLKVMLTLQYSIYNPLLLDPDIVQADVLYAVFGTHQRICKLHLFIQPLLDVCVREWDDERLTGWLIWALLEQPSLMQLYSVFITHYKRTIELTKEYTNNHFASFITSNLRQFDARLHFEDYYSMTMQRIPQLVLEVKDLRKNTDESDPDCVLLERCVKLATTLGEQLNAAGGHNEIALAVLQATTHLHAGDNRIFRHDSYLCELLQMAPLNEMLNNGIKPRVVMLLSDRLVCAKRPKKTDQAGTSKQKTKYTKDELFGDIKWVVPLQNIQLVDEGLAHAGTLSTVANGFFEWIANIRVFGTFLHSQGYSRLNARNEQMDNMGSIALQKKDAPVAENLLRIQVKDSEKVYVLKLDNADAKKEWCNAIRLAKLALRPENSPAWWNSALYAPYEPLLVKTFDAGGQNATVTAGCSYVPNINSPAYSNQLFRVWSQKQHVVWISTIDKQHNNKITLYTHDRTRNVINLRASFSLSKVLIKCIAHVPEGMVGNNPADTVWIATPTRILIYSATFPMVAERLASVVLHGSSDLILYHAKHVFVATVSTCLYIFSMLANGMWNLKNLQQFHIGTVRAMTVVNAYVYIASDADIHVFDCSTGSFVQKIASRPTTFVRSIAFLRYSVHGLWVGYYQSGIISLYHAESYIHLLDIDIDKQIERFQLDNAEDRLTTLVSVTSLVVVDNILWVGTNVGILLSLHLPTCANVPIVIDEMQVAYHGHLQHVNVIMPLPSLRACEEITEILSHVKPTTVETLFMNTRKPSLDRIITSIHHQGFSMLYNTCSEIFYGALDISCSTVDDLTVSQEYNDCATSWNESEQKDQPEDRTASQLPWAPDSTLILTGGEGYVQRPYKPSPNTSSHGLNRSQSLSDISENFDKWQSTTIDKRGNLMLWEKRSKDLGQMKCEI; via the exons ATGTACTCTGTAAATCCGACACCGTTTGCGCCGTACGTTCTTGAGAGGGCTGCGTTGCAACCAATGCCGATTAATCTCTCCCGCTATGAACAGAAACGTTGGGTAATGTTCGACCAGTTTATCAAACATGAGCAAAGCTATCTAAAAGTGATGCTTACTTTGCAATAT TCGATCTACAATCCGCTGTTACTGGATCCGGATATTGTGCAGGCCGACGTATTGTACGCTGTGTTCGGTACCCATCAGCGCATTTGCAAATTACACCTATTCATACAACCGTTGCTGGATGTGTGCGTAAGGGAATGGGACGACGAACGTTTGACCGGTTGGTTGATCTGGGCACTGTTAGAGCAACCGTCGCTCATGCAGTTGTACAGTGTATTCATTACTCACTACAAGCGCACCATAGAGCTCACCAAGGAGTACACTAATAATCATTTCGCGTCATTCATCACGTCAAATTTGCGACAGTTCGATGCACGGCTCCACTTTGAGGATTATTATTCAATGACGATGCAACGAATACCACAGCTGGTGCTGGAAGTCAAGGATTTGCGGAAGAATACGGACGAAAGCGATCCGGACTGTGTATTGTTGGAAAGGTGTGTAAAGCTAGCCACGACATTGGGCGAGCAGCTTAACGCAGCCGGCGGCCATAACGAAATCGCTCTGGCTGTGCTGCAGGCAACAACGCACCTGCATGCTGGCGATAACCGAATCTTTCGGCACGACAGTTATCTGTGCGAATTGCTGCAAATGGCACCACTAAACGAGATGCTTAACAACGGCATCAAACCGCGGGTTGTTATGCTGTTGAGCGATCGGCTTGTGTGTGCCAAACGGCCGAAAAAGACGGACCAAGCAGGAACAAGCAAGCAGAAAACTAAATATACGAAGGATGAGCTGTTTGGTGACATTAAATGGGTTGTACCGCTCCAAAATATTCAGCTCGTTGACGAAGGTTTAGCTCATGCAGGGACGTTATCCACGGTCGCCAATGGGTTCTTCGAATGGATTGCAAATATTCGCGTATTCGGCACATTCCTGCATTCGCAAGGCTATTCCAGACTGAACGCTAGAAATGAGCAAATGGATAACATGGGGTCCATTGCATTG caAAAGAAAGATGCTCCTGTTGCCGAGAACTTGTTGCGCATACAGGTAAAGGACAGTGAAAAGGTTTACGTCCTAAAGCTGGACAATGCGGATGCCAAAAAAGAATGGTGCAATGCAATACGGCTGGCCAAGTTAGCATTGCGGCCGGAAAACTCGCCAGCCTGGTGGAACAGTGCCCTCTACGCCCCGTACGAGCCACTGTTGGTCAAAACGTTTGATGCGGGTGGCCAGAATGCTACC GTGACGGCAGGCTGCAGCTACGTGCCAAATATCAATTCACCGGCCTACTCGAACCAGCTGTTTCGCGTTTGGTCTCAAAAGCAGCATGTGGTGTGGATTAGCACAATCGATaagcaacacaacaataaGATAACACTGTACACGCACGACCGTACAAGGAATGTGATCAATCTGCGGGCCAGCTTCAGTTTGTCAAAAGTCTTGATCAAATGTATCGCACACGTACCGGAAGGGATGGTCGGTAACAATCCCGCCGATACAGTGTGGATTGCGACGCCTACGCGTATATTGATATACTCTGCCACCTTTCCGATGGTTGCTGAACGACTGGCGAGCGTAGTGTTGCACGGTTCATCGGATCTCATATTATACCACGCGAAACATGTGTTCGTTGCAACGGTCAGCACCTGTCTGTATATATTTTCAATGCTGGCAAACGGTATGTGGAACCTGAAGAACCTGCAACAGTTCCATATTGGTACCGTTCGAGCGATGACTGTGGTGAATGCGTATGTCTACATAGCGAGCGATGCCGacattcatgtttttgattgcaGCACGGGTAGTTTCGTTCAGAAGATCGCCTCTAGGCCAACGACCTTCGTTCGTAGCATTGCGTTCTTGCGGTATTCCGTGCATGGGTTATGGGTTGGTTATTATCAGTCCGGAATCATTTCGCTGTACCATGCCGAATCCTATATACATCTGCTGGATATAGACATTGACAAGCAGATCGAGCGGTTCCAATTGGATAACGCGGAGGATCGCTTAACCACACTGGTGTCCGTGACTTccctggtggtggtggataaCATACTGTGGGTCGGAACTAATGTTGGAATACTGCTCTCGTTGCACCTGCCAACATGCGCTAACGTGCCCATTGTAATAGATGAAATGCAGGTAGCATACCATGGACACTTGCAACACGTTAACGTCATTATGCCCCTACCGTCACTGCGTGCATGCGAGGAGATTACGGAAATTTTGTCCCACGTTAAACCCACGACAGTAGAAACGTTGTTCATGAACACCAGAAAACCGTCGCTAGATCGGATTATCACCAGCATCCATCATCAAGGTTTTTCGATGCTTTACAATACGTGTAGTGAGATATTCTACGGTGCACTGGACATATCCTGTTCGACCGTAGATGATCTTACCGTGTCACAGGAGTATAATGATTGTGCAACAAGTTGGAACGAAAGTGAACAGAAAGATCAACCAGAGGATCGCACTGCCAGCCAACTGCCGTGGGCTCCCGACTCGACATTGATCCTCACTGGGGGTGAAGGTTATGTGCAGAGGCCATACAAACCATCACCAAATACATCCTCCCATGGTTTGAACCGCAGCCAAAGCTTGTCCGATATATCAGAAAATTTTGATAAATGGCAATCTACCACAATCGACAAACGTGGAAACTTAATGCTGTGGGAAAAGCGGTCAAAGGATTTGGGGCAGATGAAATGCGAAATATGA